A window of the Chloroflexus sp. Y-396-1 genome harbors these coding sequences:
- a CDS encoding histidine phosphatase family protein: MTTVYLIRHGETDWNLQKRWQGHTDIPLNEIGYRQARLLAQRLVHEGVTFSAIYSSDLARAYQTAWEIGAALRVPVQLLPALRELDVGSWSGLTNEEIRDRFADEWEQIAQGQDLPRGGGETIARFQQRVVTAVEAMVAQHRGHTLAFVTHGGCIRALLARAENFHGSIFGHYRGIGNTSVTILEIGYKHWRVKLVNDMSHLEVTHETELVSTPPDDAELPTQEQ; encoded by the coding sequence ATGACGACCGTTTATCTGATCCGCCATGGCGAGACTGATTGGAACTTGCAAAAACGCTGGCAAGGACATACCGATATTCCGTTGAATGAGATCGGTTACCGACAGGCACGATTGTTGGCTCAGCGACTGGTTCATGAGGGAGTAACGTTTAGCGCAATCTACAGTAGCGATCTGGCGCGAGCATACCAGACGGCGTGGGAAATTGGGGCTGCGCTGCGAGTACCGGTGCAGCTTTTGCCAGCGCTGCGTGAGCTTGATGTAGGGAGCTGGAGTGGTTTAACAAACGAAGAGATACGTGACCGGTTTGCTGATGAGTGGGAACAGATTGCGCAGGGGCAGGATTTGCCGCGTGGCGGTGGTGAGACGATCGCCCGCTTTCAGCAACGAGTCGTGACGGCGGTAGAAGCAATGGTCGCTCAACACCGTGGCCATACCCTGGCCTTTGTAACCCATGGTGGCTGTATTCGAGCCTTGCTGGCGCGTGCAGAGAATTTCCATGGCTCAATTTTTGGTCATTATCGGGGGATAGGCAATACCTCGGTGACGATTCTTGAAATTGGTTATAAGCACTGGCGAGTGAAGCTAGTGAACGATATGAGCCATCTGGAAGTAACACACGAAACAGAGCTGGTGTCAACACCGCCCGATGATGCCGAATTGCCAACGCAAGAGCAGTGA
- the miaA gene encoding tRNA (adenosine(37)-N6)-dimethylallyltransferase MiaA, with protein sequence MEELIAIVGPTAVGKTELAVAWARKLNGEIVSADSRQIYRGMDIGTAKPTPDEQRQAPHHLIDIRDPDQAFSLAEFHDLALAAIADIRSRGRVPLLVGGTGQYLAAILEGWQIPRVAPQPALRAELEQVAVQEGPTTLHARLAAVDPVAASRIPPSNVRRVIRALEVYLVSGEPISRLQERQPPPFRPRTIWLHRPRSELYARADARIERMIAVGLVEEVAALLARGYDWSLPAMSSLGYIQFRPYFEGKSDLASCIERLRFDTHAFIRRQEMWFRRLPNLEIWTPDHPEWRAIIA encoded by the coding sequence TTGGAAGAACTGATTGCCATCGTTGGCCCAACTGCGGTTGGGAAGACAGAACTGGCTGTGGCCTGGGCCAGGAAACTCAACGGCGAGATTGTCTCTGCCGATTCGCGGCAGATTTATCGCGGTATGGACATCGGTACGGCCAAGCCGACACCCGATGAGCAGCGCCAGGCCCCGCATCATCTGATAGACATTCGCGACCCTGACCAGGCATTTTCGCTGGCCGAATTCCACGATCTGGCGCTGGCCGCAATTGCCGACATTCGCTCACGTGGGCGCGTGCCGTTGCTGGTAGGCGGTACCGGTCAATACCTGGCGGCTATTCTGGAAGGCTGGCAAATCCCACGAGTTGCGCCACAGCCCGCCTTACGCGCCGAACTCGAGCAGGTAGCAGTGCAGGAAGGTCCGACCACGCTCCATGCACGTCTTGCCGCTGTTGATCCGGTCGCTGCGTCACGAATTCCACCGAGCAACGTGCGGCGCGTAATCCGCGCACTCGAAGTCTACCTGGTCAGCGGCGAACCTATCTCTCGTCTGCAAGAGCGACAGCCACCGCCATTTCGCCCGCGCACCATCTGGTTGCATCGCCCGCGATCCGAATTGTACGCTCGCGCCGATGCTCGCATTGAACGGATGATTGCGGTAGGGTTGGTCGAGGAGGTAGCCGCGTTGCTCGCCCGCGGCTATGATTGGTCGTTACCGGCAATGTCCAGTCTGGGATATATTCAGTTCCGACCGTATTTCGAGGGGAAATCTGATTTGGCTTCCTGCATTGAGCGGCTACGCTTCGACACCCACGCCTTCATCCGCCGACAAGAGATGTGGTTCCGTCGGTTGCCCAATCTTGAAATCTGGACACCCGATCACCCGGAGTGGCGCGCCATTATCGCCTGA
- a CDS encoding GNAT family N-acetyltransferase yields the protein MNDQSVCQATSMTTITTRDGRTLRVRSLSAPDAVLLERMFYRLSPQTIYRRFFIAAEHASPELVHKSAQRLAAINPQRETALVALADEQDGEEAVAVARFARLPHHPKVAEASIVVRDDYQGTGVGRKLMELLIAEARTSGLERLIFLTHADNTAMIRLATGLGLPFKGRHAEGLYEIHLLLQPQSETKFEFISNG from the coding sequence ATGAACGATCAATCTGTATGCCAGGCAACATCGATGACGACGATAACAACCCGTGATGGACGCACATTACGGGTACGGAGCCTATCTGCACCCGATGCAGTGCTGCTTGAGCGGATGTTTTACCGCCTCTCCCCGCAAACGATCTACCGGCGGTTCTTTATCGCCGCCGAGCATGCCTCGCCGGAGCTGGTGCATAAGTCAGCACAGCGTTTAGCAGCGATCAATCCACAGCGTGAAACGGCACTGGTCGCCCTCGCCGATGAGCAAGATGGCGAGGAAGCGGTGGCGGTTGCGCGGTTTGCCCGTCTACCGCATCATCCAAAAGTCGCCGAAGCATCAATTGTGGTTCGTGATGACTATCAGGGCACAGGCGTTGGACGCAAGCTGATGGAATTGCTGATCGCTGAAGCTCGCACGAGCGGGCTTGAGCGACTGATCTTTTTGACCCATGCCGATAATACCGCTATGATTCGCCTCGCCACCGGCTTGGGCTTACCTTTCAAGGGACGCCACGCCGAGGGTCTTTACGAAATTCATCTGTTGCTCCAACCACAAAGCGAGACGAAATTTGAGTTCATCAGCAATGGGTAA
- a CDS encoding FAD-dependent thymidylate synthase → MFDQPTEHFTDQEIALLRPFVTNVDRPIFCLRNLPEVVKGALFARYSRSTKSLRRLLLDEFINEPESGFAAIVSAIGDSPAAQLIAARQAEAFYDRVLIGYGDDSVAELGGAHLACEGISNIAAKLLEDNRIGISPLEKSTRYVRFDLPGPQGYPYLREPTIMASPFAPQYTTVMDNLFATYRALLTPVQEWLQQQYPRDEATSPRAYRNTIQAKALDLLRGLLPMATQTNVGLFGNGRAFEYLIVKLTASPLAEAQALANAIQTELDQVIPAFVKRARSDRGRAYAAYLASTRAQVAAVAERLPPMPERPLAPEQAVSVQLVEYDPDAEWKLAAAVLYPHLDLPLTTVRDIVAGLTTAERQALIAAAVGERASRFHRPGRAFEEPFYTFDILADIGAYRDLQRHRMLTQDRQRFTVMHGYIIPSELEQIGVADRYRAALEQAAELVTILEPIFPNEAQYAVPFAFRVRWRMKLNLREAYHLIELRSARQGHPTYRRIAQMMFHAIQSVHPTLAVGIQFVDHNEYDLERLAAEQRLDQKRGVKGEE, encoded by the coding sequence ATGTTTGATCAACCGACCGAACATTTTACAGACCAGGAAATAGCCCTCCTCCGGCCGTTCGTTACCAACGTTGACCGGCCTATCTTCTGTCTGCGCAATCTGCCGGAAGTCGTAAAGGGGGCACTCTTCGCCCGCTACAGCCGGAGCACAAAGAGCCTTCGTCGCCTTCTGCTCGACGAATTCATCAACGAACCGGAATCAGGCTTTGCCGCCATTGTATCGGCAATTGGCGATAGTCCAGCCGCGCAACTGATTGCCGCCCGTCAGGCGGAAGCGTTTTACGACCGTGTCCTGATCGGGTACGGCGACGACTCGGTCGCCGAACTGGGCGGCGCCCATCTGGCCTGCGAGGGCATCAGCAATATCGCTGCCAAGCTCCTCGAAGATAATCGGATCGGCATTTCACCGCTTGAAAAATCAACCCGCTATGTGCGCTTCGATCTGCCGGGGCCGCAGGGTTATCCCTATCTCCGCGAACCGACGATCATGGCCTCTCCCTTTGCCCCGCAGTACACGACGGTGATGGACAACCTGTTTGCAACCTACCGCGCATTACTGACGCCGGTGCAGGAATGGTTGCAGCAGCAGTATCCCCGCGACGAAGCCACCTCTCCCCGCGCCTATCGCAACACGATCCAGGCGAAAGCCCTCGATCTGTTGCGTGGCCTGCTCCCGATGGCGACCCAAACCAACGTTGGTCTGTTCGGCAATGGCCGTGCCTTCGAGTATCTGATCGTCAAACTCACCGCCTCGCCCCTTGCTGAAGCACAGGCCCTTGCCAACGCCATCCAGACTGAACTCGATCAGGTCATTCCCGCCTTTGTGAAACGAGCGCGCAGCGACCGTGGTCGGGCGTATGCCGCATACCTGGCTTCGACTCGTGCGCAGGTAGCGGCTGTTGCAGAGCGACTCCCTCCCATGCCTGAACGACCATTGGCACCTGAACAAGCGGTATCGGTGCAGTTGGTCGAGTATGATCCCGACGCCGAGTGGAAATTGGCCGCAGCGGTGCTCTACCCCCATCTCGATCTGCCACTGACAACGGTGCGCGACATCGTTGCCGGCCTGACCACAGCGGAACGCCAGGCCCTGATCGCTGCTGCCGTCGGCGAGCGAGCCAGCCGTTTCCACCGCCCTGGTCGTGCCTTTGAAGAACCGTTCTACACCTTCGACATCCTGGCTGACATCGGTGCCTACCGTGACCTCCAGCGCCATCGGATGCTGACCCAGGATCGGCAACGGTTTACCGTCATGCACGGCTATATCATCCCGTCCGAACTAGAACAGATTGGCGTTGCCGACCGCTACCGGGCCGCATTGGAACAGGCCGCCGAACTAGTCACCATCCTGGAACCCATCTTCCCCAACGAAGCGCAATACGCAGTTCCCTTCGCGTTCCGTGTTCGCTGGCGCATGAAGCTCAACCTACGCGAAGCGTACCATCTGATCGAACTGCGCAGCGCCCGTCAGGGCCACCCAACCTATCGCCGGATCGCACAGATGATGTTTCACGCAATCCAATCCGTTCATCCGACCCTCGCCGTCGGGATACAGTTCGTTGATCACAACGAGTACGACCTCGAACGCCTCGCTGCCGAGCAACGGCTGGATCAGAAGAGAGGAGTGAAGGGAGAGGAGTGA
- a CDS encoding RDD family protein produces the protein MNTLQRDEQYRVLTPEGVEIIYVMAGPASRSLAALIDYLILVTILIIGATSISFSDRVMSADLALALLAIYTFVVNWSYYIFFEWFWNGQTPGKRLLRLRVLREGGRPVDIGAIVVRNLMRAIDFLPLGYGVGLLAMFVDRYHRRLGDLTAGTIVVHEGAPLTLDRVLRPVVVQVPPRAPDAPPTPLVPNVDRLTADDIALLVEFLQRRLEFDPDSRLELAAQLTMMIRQRLGLPPADGHPERFLEHVLREHEVAQAIMARHSG, from the coding sequence ATGAACACCCTCCAGCGTGATGAACAGTATCGGGTATTAACCCCAGAAGGGGTCGAGATTATCTACGTTATGGCTGGCCCGGCGAGTCGTAGCCTGGCCGCGCTGATCGACTATCTGATATTGGTCACTATCCTGATCATAGGTGCAACCTCGATTAGTTTTAGTGATAGGGTGATGAGCGCTGATCTGGCGTTGGCGCTGCTCGCGATCTATACCTTTGTAGTAAACTGGAGTTACTATATCTTCTTTGAATGGTTTTGGAACGGGCAAACACCTGGAAAACGGTTGTTACGACTGCGTGTCTTACGCGAGGGGGGACGTCCGGTTGACATCGGAGCGATTGTGGTGCGGAATCTGATGCGAGCCATTGATTTTTTGCCGTTGGGGTACGGGGTTGGCCTGCTGGCAATGTTTGTTGATCGTTACCACCGGCGGCTAGGCGATTTGACTGCGGGGACAATCGTTGTTCACGAAGGCGCTCCACTAACACTTGATCGGGTGCTGCGACCGGTTGTTGTCCAGGTGCCGCCGCGAGCACCAGATGCCCCGCCAACCCCTCTTGTACCCAACGTTGATCGGCTAACCGCCGACGATATAGCCTTGTTAGTCGAGTTTCTACAGCGGCGGTTAGAATTCGATCCTGACTCGCGGCTGGAACTAGCGGCCCAACTAACAATGATGATCCGGCAGCGTCTTGGTCTACCACCAGCCGATGGTCATCCCGAACGGTTTCTCGAACACGTGCTGCGCGAACATGAAGTGGCTCAGGCGATAATGGCGCGCCACTCCGGGTGA
- a CDS encoding CHAT domain-containing protein — protein MPISHAEPITLTCPACGTSHTANIWLIVAPDERPDLLEQIRNGSLHTVTCPQCGQTHTLDAPLLIFRPTAEPPILFAPAQQTSAEQDQEHANALISILRQRLGAAWNDAWLGQGPAVVPRQLLPLALTDDPEAALQELAAQMQQALAELRRRDPEAFARLEAAAQQAMEALPEADRSPDEAPESAATTDAPAPVQALDAFLNARTWLDSYREVQAHPELLSDEALALLEQRIAAARAVGNSRAVAFFEEHLALLRRCREVGIPRAFAAKMLPPETLAQAIEAAVQAMDIGSGVDVPSRFRNVLQQAKEAEQRYRRTGDRAALDAAAAAWQRVLDDPAFARSQERFQLAAMNDAGGIFLQRYRSAGHIADLNRAIELLQRAVDLTPPDSPDRPARLTNLGLGLSVRYARSGRLAELDAAIAAFEQALAATPPDSPDRPARLTNLGLGLSVRYARSGRLAELDAAIAAFEQALAATPPDSPDRPARLTNLGLGLSDRYARSGRLEDLDAAIAAFEQALAATPPDSPARPGYLNNLGNGLSDRYARSGRLEDLDAAIAAYEQALDATPPDSPARPAILTNLGIGLRDRYARSGRLEDLDAAIAAYEQALDATPPDSPARPAILTNLGSGLSDRYARSGRLEDLDAAIAAWQQALDATPPDSPARPAILTNLGSGLRDRYARSGRLEELDAAIAAWQQALDATPPDSPDRPARLTNLGLGLSVRYARSGRLAELDAAIAAFEQALAATPPDSPDRPARLTNLGNGLRARYARSGRLEDLDAAIAAWQQALDATPPDSPDRPGYLNNLGIGLRDRYARSGRLEDLDAAIAAYEQALDATPPDSPDRPARLTNLGSGLSDRYARSGRLEELDAAIAAWQQALDATPPDSPARPAILTNLGSGLSDRYARSGRLEELDAAIAAWQQALDATPPDSPARPGYLNNLGSGLRARYARSGRLEELKQARRSYALACKQGQLLAPEIALAASQSWGRWAGERHHWKETAYAFGFGLETIEQLHRAQLRRSEQELWLSDARGLHTSAAYALVRAARPSVLRRAVEVAELGRARGLGETLARDRSDLSIIERQYPDIYERYRAAAEVVRSLERTDRATTDRQDEAQPSFTELANRIRAARADLDAAIEAIRAIPGYETFLRPPAYAEIAAAAQPDVPLVYLITTSHGSLALIVPHGNVELEALLLDEFTENDLNNILLMHTGDKVTGGYLPGQLLGGKMLETALAMALPILGERLIAPLAQRLRALNATGVTLIPTGLLSLLPLHAATYMVDGASRCLLDEFDVAYAPSARVLAIAQREQQRRAAKGVRLAGVGNPTGDLRYAGAELHSICDLLPPAATTTFYEQAATRNAIWSALGESTIGHFSCHGSFADDPLDSALHLAAGDRITLRDLVAGDTTALSNLRLVALSACQTAITDFRRLPDESIGLPGGFLQAGVPAVVGTLWSVNDLSTALLMHRFYELHLHGDDAAGLAPQPPVRALRLAQQWLRDLTYKEMFDYFQRHRQLKAVRQHNSASAQVSGVRMPSALIEVGRALAEEYMLDHPNKRPYTNPIFWAAFTFNGAMGGAA, from the coding sequence ATGCCCATCTCGCACGCCGAACCGATCACGCTCACCTGCCCCGCCTGCGGCACATCACACACCGCCAACATCTGGCTGATCGTCGCCCCCGACGAACGCCCCGACCTGCTTGAACAGATTCGGAACGGATCCCTGCATACCGTAACCTGCCCGCAGTGTGGCCAGACCCACACCCTCGACGCGCCGCTGCTGATCTTCCGCCCCACCGCCGAGCCACCCATCCTCTTCGCACCTGCGCAGCAGACAAGCGCAGAGCAGGACCAGGAGCATGCCAACGCATTAATCAGCATTCTGCGCCAGCGCCTGGGCGCGGCGTGGAACGACGCCTGGCTTGGCCAGGGACCGGCAGTCGTGCCGCGCCAGTTACTGCCGCTGGCGCTGACCGACGATCCGGAAGCAGCGTTGCAGGAGCTGGCCGCCCAGATGCAGCAGGCGCTCGCCGAACTGCGCCGGCGCGACCCGGAGGCGTTCGCCCGGCTCGAAGCCGCAGCGCAGCAGGCAATGGAGGCGCTGCCGGAAGCCGACCGGTCGCCAGATGAAGCTCCTGAGAGCGCCGCGACGACCGACGCGCCTGCACCGGTGCAGGCTTTAGACGCCTTCCTCAACGCCCGCACCTGGCTCGACAGTTACCGGGAAGTGCAGGCCCACCCCGAACTGCTGAGCGATGAGGCGCTGGCGCTGCTCGAACAGCGCATTGCCGCTGCTCGTGCGGTGGGCAACTCTCGCGCCGTCGCCTTCTTCGAGGAACACCTGGCCCTGCTGCGGCGCTGCCGCGAGGTCGGCATCCCGCGCGCCTTCGCCGCGAAGATGCTGCCGCCCGAGACGCTGGCGCAGGCGATCGAGGCTGCGGTTCAGGCGATGGACATAGGCAGCGGCGTGGATGTCCCGTCCCGATTCCGCAATGTTCTGCAGCAAGCCAAGGAAGCCGAGCAGCGCTACCGGCGCACAGGCGACCGTGCCGCGTTGGATGCTGCGGCCGCGGCCTGGCAGCGGGTGCTCGATGATCCCGCTTTTGCGCGTAGCCAGGAACGCTTTCAACTGGCAGCTATGAATGATGCAGGCGGTATCTTCTTACAGCGTTATCGGTCAGCGGGTCACATTGCCGATTTAAATCGCGCTATCGAGTTGTTGCAACGGGCGGTCGATCTCACCCCGCCCGACTCCCCCGACCGCCCCGCTCGCCTGACCAACCTGGGGCTCGGGCTGAGCGTCCGCTATGCCCGCAGCGGGCGGCTGGCGGAGCTGGATGCGGCCATTGCCGCGTTTGAGCAGGCGCTGGCGGCTACCCCGCCCGACTCCCCCGACCGCCCCGCTCGCCTGACCAACCTGGGGCTCGGGCTGAGCGTCCGCTATGCCCGCAGCGGGCGGCTGGCGGAGCTGGATGCGGCCATTGCCGCGTTTGAGCAGGCGCTGGCCGCCACCCCGCCTGACTCCCCCGACCGCCCCGCTCGCCTGACCAACCTGGGGCTCGGGCTGAGCGACCGCTATGCCCGCAGCGGGCGGCTGGAAGACCTGGATGCGGCCATCGCCGCGTTTGAGCAGGCGCTGGCGGCTACCCCGCCCGACTCCCCCGCCCGCCCCGGCTACCTGAACAACCTGGGGAACGGGCTGAGCGACCGCTATGCCCGCAGCGGGCGGCTGGAAGACCTGGATGCGGCCATCGCCGCCTATGAGCAGGCGCTGGATGCCACCCCGCCCGACTCCCCCGCCCGCCCCGCAATCCTGACCAACCTGGGGATCGGGCTGCGCGACCGCTATGCCCGCAGCGGGCGGCTGGAAGACCTGGATGCGGCCATCGCCGCCTATGAGCAGGCGCTGGATGCCACCCCGCCCGACTCCCCCGCCCGCCCCGCAATCCTGACCAACCTGGGGAGCGGGCTGAGCGACCGCTATGCCCGCAGCGGGCGGCTGGAAGACCTGGATGCGGCCATCGCCGCCTGGCAGCAGGCGCTGGATGCCACCCCGCCCGACTCCCCCGCCCGCCCCGCAATCCTGACCAACCTGGGGAGCGGGCTGCGCGACCGCTATGCCCGCAGCGGGCGGCTGGAGGAGCTGGATGCGGCCATCGCCGCCTGGCAGCAGGCGCTGGATGCCACCCCGCCCGACTCCCCCGACCGCCCCGCTCGCCTGACCAACCTGGGGCTCGGGCTGAGCGTCCGCTATGCCCGCAGCGGGCGGCTGGCGGAGCTGGATGCGGCCATTGCCGCGTTTGAGCAGGCGCTGGCGGCTACCCCGCCCGACTCCCCCGACCGCCCCGCTCGCCTGACCAACCTGGGGAACGGGCTGCGCGCCCGCTATGCCCGCAGCGGGCGGCTGGAAGACCTGGATGCGGCCATCGCCGCCTGGCAGCAGGCGCTGGATGCCACCCCGCCCGACTCCCCCGACCGCCCCGGCTACCTGAACAACCTGGGGATCGGGCTGCGCGACCGCTATGCCCGCAGCGGGCGGCTGGAAGACCTGGATGCGGCCATTGCCGCCTATGAGCAGGCGCTGGATGCCACCCCGCCCGACTCCCCCGACCGCCCCGCTCGCCTGACCAACCTGGGGAGCGGGCTGAGCGACCGCTATGCCCGCAGCGGGCGGCTGGAGGAGCTGGATGCGGCCATCGCCGCCTGGCAGCAGGCGCTGGATGCCACCCCGCCCGACTCCCCCGCCCGCCCCGCAATCCTGACCAACCTGGGGAGCGGGCTGAGCGACCGCTATGCCCGCAGCGGGCGGCTGGAGGAGCTGGATGCGGCCATCGCCGCCTGGCAGCAGGCGCTGGATGCCACCCCGCCCGACTCCCCCGCCCGCCCCGGCTACCTGAACAACCTGGGGAGCGGGCTGCGCGCCCGCTATGCCCGCAGCGGGCGGCTGGAGGAGCTTAAGCAAGCCCGACGGTCGTATGCACTCGCCTGCAAACAAGGCCAACTGCTTGCGCCCGAAATTGCATTAGCCGCTTCCCAGTCATGGGGACGGTGGGCCGGCGAGCGTCATCATTGGAAAGAAACAGCGTATGCCTTCGGGTTTGGACTGGAGACAATTGAACAGTTGCACCGCGCCCAATTGCGCCGCAGCGAGCAGGAATTGTGGCTGAGTGACGCTCGTGGCTTGCACACCTCTGCCGCCTACGCCCTTGTCCGTGCTGCCCGCCCCAGTGTGCTGCGCCGCGCCGTTGAGGTCGCCGAACTTGGCCGCGCCCGCGGTCTCGGCGAGACGCTGGCCCGTGATCGCAGCGATCTCTCCATCATCGAACGCCAATACCCGGACATCTACGAACGCTACCGTGCGGCAGCGGAGGTCGTGCGCAGTCTGGAGCGCACCGACCGCGCCACGACTGATCGCCAGGACGAAGCGCAACCGTCGTTCACCGAACTGGCGAACCGCATCCGCGCTGCCCGCGCCGACCTTGATGCCGCTATTGAAGCCATTCGCGCCATTCCCGGCTATGAAACGTTCCTCCGGCCGCCTGCCTACGCCGAGATTGCTGCTGCTGCCCAACCCGACGTGCCACTGGTCTATCTGATCACCACCTCTCACGGCAGCCTGGCGCTGATCGTTCCCCACGGCAATGTAGAACTTGAAGCGCTCCTGCTCGACGAATTTACGGAGAACGATCTGAACAACATCCTGCTTATGCACACAGGTGATAAGGTGACAGGCGGGTATCTGCCGGGTCAGTTGCTCGGTGGTAAGATGCTGGAAACGGCGCTGGCAATGGCGCTGCCGATCCTTGGCGAGCGGCTGATCGCGCCGCTGGCGCAACGGCTCCGCGCCTTGAATGCCACCGGCGTGACGCTCATCCCCACCGGTCTGCTCAGCCTGTTGCCGCTGCATGCGGCAACCTACATGGTCGATGGTGCATCGCGCTGCCTGCTCGATGAGTTTGATGTCGCTTATGCGCCGTCGGCGCGGGTGCTGGCAATTGCGCAACGCGAACAACAGCGACGGGCAGCAAAAGGGGTGCGGCTGGCTGGTGTTGGGAATCCTACCGGCGATCTGCGTTATGCCGGTGCAGAGTTGCACAGTATCTGCGATCTGCTGCCACCGGCGGCGACGACAACGTTCTATGAGCAGGCTGCGACTCGTAACGCAATCTGGTCCGCTCTCGGTGAGAGCACCATTGGTCACTTTTCCTGCCATGGCAGTTTCGCCGACGATCCACTCGATTCGGCCTTGCACCTGGCGGCAGGTGATCGTATTACGCTGCGCGACCTGGTGGCAGGCGACACCACAGCACTGAGCAATCTGCGTCTGGTGGCGCTCTCGGCCTGCCAGACTGCGATCACCGACTTCCGGCGCCTGCCCGACGAGAGCATCGGTCTGCCGGGCGGCTTTCTGCAAGCCGGTGTGCCTGCCGTCGTCGGCACGCTCTGGAGTGTCAACGACCTCAGCACGGCGCTGCTGATGCACCGCTTCTATGAACTGCACCTGCACGGCGATGACGCAGCAGGACTGGCGCCGCAACCACCGGTGCGGGCGTTGCGTCTGGCGCAACAGTGGCTGCGCGATCTGACCTACAAAGAGATGTTTGACTATTTTCAGCGGCATCGCCAGCTCAAAGCGGTGCGGCAGCATAACTCGGCGTCGGCGCAGGTTTCAGGTGTGCGGATGCCGTCTGCTCTGATCGAAGTGGGGCGCGCCCTGGCTGAGGAATATATGCTCGATCATCCGAACAAACGTCCATACACCAACCCAATATTTTGGGCCGCCTTTACGTTCAACGGTGCCATGGGAGGAGCTGCATAA
- a CDS encoding alpha/beta hydrolase, translating into MTTKFGLSSLPMALTGAIGLLGGITGTAYYVSLRVSPPPRQSYLDRYTFTPWELGVPYERVEFRSSDDLRLVGWWLPRPETNAVIVGSHGHSGRKDELLGIGSYCWRAGYNVLLFDYRGRGESDPWPQTLVSREVEDLLAALAYVRQRIPTASIGVVGYSMGAAVGILATARDQSVKALVADSSFTAGDDVVAHGIEQVLRLPAGPLVRLADMIVARRHGYRFSQARPVDVIGQIAPRPVFLIHGTDDTLVPVSHVRQLYAAAREPRMVWEVPGAEHCGGYFVDRVTYCRRVVEFFDQYLRSVEV; encoded by the coding sequence ATGACTACCAAGTTTGGGTTGAGTTCCTTACCGATGGCGCTGACCGGTGCCATCGGCCTGTTAGGAGGCATTACTGGGACAGCTTATTACGTCAGTTTACGGGTTAGTCCGCCGCCGCGTCAATCTTACCTCGACAGATACACCTTTACACCATGGGAGCTTGGCGTTCCCTACGAGAGGGTAGAGTTTCGGAGTAGCGACGATCTACGGCTGGTCGGCTGGTGGCTGCCTCGACCTGAGACCAATGCGGTGATCGTCGGTAGTCACGGTCACTCCGGTCGCAAAGATGAGTTGTTAGGCATTGGTAGTTATTGCTGGCGGGCCGGTTATAACGTGCTGTTGTTCGATTACCGTGGGCGGGGCGAGTCGGACCCATGGCCGCAGACGTTGGTCAGTCGCGAAGTCGAGGATTTGCTGGCCGCGCTGGCGTATGTCCGGCAACGCATACCCACAGCATCGATTGGAGTCGTTGGCTACTCGATGGGGGCCGCAGTGGGCATTCTGGCAACGGCCCGTGATCAATCGGTGAAAGCGCTGGTAGCCGATAGTTCGTTTACTGCCGGTGATGATGTCGTTGCCCATGGGATCGAACAGGTGCTACGCCTTCCAGCCGGGCCGCTGGTACGGCTGGCCGATATGATCGTTGCACGCCGCCACGGGTATCGTTTTAGCCAGGCCCGCCCGGTTGATGTGATTGGTCAGATTGCGCCACGACCGGTCTTCTTAATCCACGGCACTGATGATACGCTTGTCCCGGTGAGTCACGTTCGGCAATTATATGCCGCAGCCCGTGAACCGCGCATGGTGTGGGAAGTTCCCGGCGCAGAGCATTGCGGTGGCTATTTTGTTGATCGGGTTACCTACTGTCGGCGCGTGGTTGAGTTTTTTGATCAGTATCTGCGCAGTGTTGAGGTGTGA